GACACTGAAACAGAATACTTTCTCAAAAGCTACGCTTATTATGCCGATTTTAAGAAATAGCAGCCTGAATTTGTTGTGAAGTGCATTgtctcttttaaaaatacatttaaaaaaatgttcccaCTTTTCCAGGATATCATTCACGATCCAGGCCGTGGTGCTCCCCTGGCCAAGGTGGCTTTCCGTGATCCCTACAGGTTCAAGAAGAGGACCGAGCTCTTCATTGCTGCTGAGGGCATTCACACTGGACAGTTTATCTACTGTGGCAAGAAGGGTGAGTTTAAGCCCTTTAATGTACTTTTGCTACTTTAACTGTAGGTGCCAGTGACATATTAAATTGTGCAAGGGTGGGTGTCAGGATTCCCATTGTGGCAAGAAGACATGATCATGTCCCAATATAAATTGTAATTTGAGCTGTCCCTGTACAAAATATACTTGGATTGTGGCTGACTAATTTATACACAGTGGTGGTTGAAAACTAGCCCAGTGGATATATCTGAATACTAGTTTGGTAAGTGCATGGGTTATTCTCTCCTCTCAGGagtacatttcttttattttccttGAGCGCTGGGCTATTAAAGGCAATATTTTCACAAGTGCTAGTAGAAAGATTCAAATTTGCATTGGGATTTTGTAGCAATTAGttctgtttattgtgaatttggGTCACTGTGAATTAAACAGTAAATTTTGGCAACTGGAATGCCATTTGTGATGAGATATTCAGCAGTATCCTGTAGGTCTTGGCAAGTGCCTACTTCATGATAGTTCATTGTGTATTTAAAGACTTTCTCTTAACAAGAACTCGGCCTGCAAGGACGCTGTTTGATATGTGTTATTGAAGTTATTCATAAATGTGTAGTTATCCCCAAACttgtcagttttgtttaaatgtgagaAACAAATGtatatctatattaaaaaaaataataataaaaaaaatagcacctAACCTTTGTATTTAAAATTCTCTAATGTTGAGCCACATTATGGATAATCTGAATATTTGGGTGTGTAACACATGCTCTGTTTCTGTCCtttttcagctcagctgaatatTGGCAATGTTCTTCCAGTTGGCACCATGCCTGAAGGTACAATTATTTGCTGCCTGGAAGAGAAGCCCGGTGACCGTGGCAAGCTGGCCCGTGCCTCTGGGAACTACGCCACTGTCATCTCTCACAACCCTGAAACTAAGAAATCCCGTGTGAAGCTGCCATCCGGGTCCAAGAAAGTAATCTCCTCTGCCAACAGAGCTGTTGTTGGTAAGTGCACATCTGAAATAGGTCCCTTTAATCCCAGAACACACAGAAAGTGGCTTGAATAGAGGTATGTATCAtcatacaagaccaaaagcataACATGGCTCATTGTAATTCACCAAATGTTTCTTGAATTAATGTATTGTAGTTGGGGTGAACACATACTCTAGATTTGTCCAGAGAAAATAGTCCACCGAATAATGATTTGATCGTATTaagcatcatacaagtagcctgTCAGGAGCCTCACATATAGTGATGCATATCCTGATATGTATTGTGACATTAGTGTATCATTGCACCTGTACGGAGAAGGGGTTGAGAATTTGCTCAAGCTCAGTTAATGATATTTGCATGGAAGGCGTGTCAGAAAATGTTTTCCACGTATGATCGACTTGCATATCGCTTCAAATTAATTTAGGCATAATCTCAgtatttgaggttttttttttttttttgatactccACTAAACCCTTTTAAATTGGTATCTAGGTGTTGTTGCTGGTGGTGGTCGTATTGACAAACCAATCCTGAAGGCGGGTCGAGCCTACCACAAATATAAGGCCAAGAGAAACTGCTGGCCACGTGTCCGTGGTGTGGCTATGAATGTAAGTGAAATAAACTTTGTcatcatgtgttttgtttttgtagaagcTTGAACAGTAGGTTTAATTTTGCGCTTAATGTGTTTTAACCAATAGtggttcatttattcagtgcttgtcaggcacaatttattcaccaaactcctcaatactgaggagtcattattttattactataaacgTCTCAGTtatgcaaatgtctgatattctttgagccctggatgcagaagcagctacctccattgTTATGTCCAAATGCATGGAGCTATGGGAAAtggcctttttttgttgtttttcggtttcattcggtctcacttggccattgaaaggttttctctgctttttccggagaaaaaatgattagagacctgtgctttacgttgTCTTGATGTCAGACTGGGTCTGAactaggaccgcaaagggttaatacttcATGTCCAGTTATTGTAATTAATACACTGTCTGTAAAACACATTTGATCAGACGAGTTGCTTGTAACGAGTGAATGTTTTCTCTTGCAGCCTGTTGAACATCCCTTCGGTGGTGGTAACCATCAGCACATTGGTAAACCCTCAACCATCAGGAGGGACGCACCAGCTGGTCGTAAAGTCGGTCTCATTGCTGCACGTCGTACTGGTAGACTACGTGGAACAAAGACCGTCTCAGACAAGGAAAACTGAGCTCCAGTACTTtcacataataaaaatgtgtaaaaacccCAACACTTGAATACATCTATCTGTCATGTTTGATCCTGGGGGGGCAGATATGTTCTGGTAATCTGACTTAATCACAAAATCCTGTACAACATTTCAAAAACCTTCACTTTCAGAAAAATTAAAAGGAACGACAACTCCCAagcacaaaatgtttattttatctaTTGTTATTTGGCCCCAGAGAAATTGAGTGAATGTTATATGGTTTTATTTCACTTTCTGGGATGAGCTGTTCTTGTGAATGCAATGGCTTGAAACTAACAAGCACACTtatcaactttttttaaaatattaataaacagtaataatTGTTGGATAATGATGGTCAAATACTTACATAACCAACAGACCAGGCACATTTGGACAGGGTTACATTCATGAGACCGTTAGGTGTAACAACTGACGGGAGTGGTATACACCAGCAGCCAAGGGTTTTCACCtggtgtaaaatgtattttattagatACAGCAATAACAAAATCTTTCGTTAAATGTGTTTTGGTGAATAGAGGCAGGCTATGTGCATGTCATACAGTTGCACCAGTGGTCTAACTGATTAAACTCATGGGAGGACCTTTTTACCCACAAGTTATTGTAGATCATGCTTTCAGCATGTATTGAAGCTGGTTTTCATATTACACATTCCTAATTAGGAATCTTGAAAAGAATGGATGAAGACAGAGGCAGCTGTCTACTTAAATTTGTAAATGTGGAAGGCATATGGTTACAAAagctgcatcacctagaatttttggattgagacaataaaaataaaaactatgaaCAATTTACATAATCggtgaaactacaaaatgatattgccaaAGTCTACCTGAACCCATAATAGTAGTActatatttcatgttagattttggaatgtcacatttttcaattggtcAGTTTTTCTTATAtgaaactacaaagaggtatgtaattcaatatgttaaatgtaacattattctgcaggtttcattctactttatgaagcaacattttttaattatatagggtgattcTAGactttgccatagctgtacatgctttctaaaaattaaatttttaaatagaaatttgTCAATTATCTTTTACCATCTGTACAAACCATATCATTGCAGTACTGAAACTATTTACATTTAGTAAGTTTCACTtcaatttaacaaaattaaattcCTTTGATAACAACTACTACAAAACCTATTTACTCATGTAAATAAAGATGTGGGACACTAAACAAATTCAAAAGAACAATCTTTAATTATCTCTTTCAATGCATTCTCCAAAAAAATGAGGATGTAGTTAACAACAAAAGGTAGGATAGGGTTAATACAAAAATCTTAAAGgttaatcttaaaaaaagaaaaaaaggttttgaaatcaGACTTTGTCAGTGTCGGTTTACAGACTAGTAGGCTCGATATTTTTTGCAACAAAGAAATGACCAAACGTATGTTGTTAAAGCAAGTATCACAAGTGGACAAGATGTGCCCTTATCCCAGTCTAAAAGAAGGTAGGTCCTGATAAATTCCAGTATGAAATGTCATGCATTCATTTCAAGAACCTCACGCTTGTATTAAACACTCCAGAGTGGCGTAAGCATATAATTTCCAGCGCTGTCACAACGGGACTACTTGAGGCGCATGTACTGCACTTTAGAATTCAAATAGtaatttatttaggtttttgctttttttaaaaggaacatTTTTACAGTGTGCTAGGTTTATACAGTGCTGTAAGGCAAATCAAGGGATTTTATTTTCCATGCATGTTTcacaaaagcttaaaaaaataagtcaaCCATCTAATTAGACTAAAATTTTTAAGAACTACTAAGACCTTACAGGCATACATAAATCTAACATTTACACGTACCCTGGtgcaaggttttaaaaataaaattgctttgtttaattaacGTGTCATAATTTAGGGGAAAACCAGGCTGCTACACAAAGCTGTGATCACCTGCAGAAAAGAACCTGAAGGGTTAACTGAATTCCCTCTTGGTAAAGCATTCCTTGACTTGTTAAGCCCAGCAGTattaacagcactgtactgtgtatGCCATCAACAGCAGTGGACAATGATGCACTTCATAGGCCATTGTGGTTTTTGCCCATACCATCTGCAccaaatatttacaatacagcATAA
The Polyodon spathula isolate WHYD16114869_AA chromosome 9, ASM1765450v1, whole genome shotgun sequence genome window above contains:
- the LOC121320599 gene encoding 60S ribosomal protein L8, with the protein product MGRVIRGQRKGAGSVFKAHVKHRKGAAKLRAVDFAERNGYIKGIVKDIIHDPGRGAPLAKVAFRDPYRFKKRTELFIAAEGIHTGQFIYCGKKAQLNIGNVLPVGTMPEGTIICCLEEKPGDRGKLARASGNYATVISHNPETKKSRVKLPSGSKKVISSANRAVVGVVAGGGRIDKPILKAGRAYHKYKAKRNCWPRVRGVAMNPVEHPFGGGNHQHIGKPSTIRRDAPAGRKVGLIAARRTGRLRGTKTVSDKEN